From the genome of Dickeya aquatica, one region includes:
- the fliN gene encoding flagellar motor switch protein FliN — protein MSDIKKPSEETDSVDDLWADAFNEQQSAEKEKSAPATDDIFKSFDVQDKQGSMQDIDLILDIPVKLTVELGRTKMTIKELLRLSQGSVVALDGLAGEPLDIMINGYLIAQGEVVVVSDKYGVRITDIITPSERMRRLGR, from the coding sequence ATGAGTGACATCAAGAAACCGTCCGAAGAAACGGATTCCGTGGACGATCTGTGGGCTGATGCATTTAACGAGCAACAGTCAGCAGAAAAAGAAAAAAGCGCACCCGCCACCGACGATATATTCAAAAGCTTTGACGTGCAGGATAAGCAGGGTTCAATGCAGGACATCGACCTGATTTTGGATATACCCGTTAAACTGACGGTGGAGCTTGGCCGCACCAAGATGACCATCAAAGAGTTGTTACGCTTGTCGCAAGGTTCTGTTGTTGCGTTGGACGGGCTTGCGGGTGAGCCATTGGACATCATGATCAACGGCTACCTGATCGCTCAAGGGGAAGTTGTCGTGGTTTCTGATAAATATGGTGTACGTATCACGGATATTATTACACCGTCAGAGCGTATGCGCAGGCTAGGCCGTTAA
- the fliM gene encoding flagellar motor switch protein FliM: MGDSILSQAEIDALLNGDSGDSDADASNAASQKDGDVKPYDPNTQRRVIRERLQALEIINERFARQFRMGLFNLLRRSPDITVGAIKIQPYHEFARNLPVPTNLNLIHLKPLRGTALFVFSPSLVFIAVDNLFGGDGRFPTKVEGREFTHTEQRVVRRMLKLALESYSDAWNAIYKLDVEYVRSEMQVKFTNITTSPNDIVVTTPFHLEIGTLTGEFSICIPFSMIEPLRELLANPPLENSQQEDQHWRETLAKQVQHSELELVANFVDIPVRLSKVLKLKPGDILPIDKPERLVAHVDGVPVLTCHYGTLNGQYALRVEHLINPILNSLNDEEPLNE, encoded by the coding sequence ATGGGTGACAGTATTCTTTCACAGGCAGAAATTGACGCCCTGCTAAACGGTGACAGTGGCGATAGCGATGCTGATGCCAGCAACGCTGCGTCGCAAAAAGACGGGGATGTCAAACCCTATGATCCCAATACACAACGACGCGTTATACGTGAGCGTTTACAGGCGCTGGAAATTATCAACGAGCGTTTTGCTCGCCAGTTCCGTATGGGATTATTTAACCTGCTTCGCCGTAGCCCGGACATTACCGTTGGTGCGATTAAAATCCAGCCATATCATGAGTTTGCGCGAAATCTGCCTGTTCCGACCAACCTTAACCTGATACACCTGAAGCCATTACGCGGTACTGCGTTGTTTGTGTTTTCGCCGAGTCTGGTTTTTATCGCGGTGGACAACCTGTTTGGCGGTGATGGTCGTTTTCCGACCAAAGTCGAAGGGCGTGAATTCACGCATACGGAACAGCGTGTTGTCCGACGCATGCTTAAGCTGGCACTGGAATCCTACAGTGATGCCTGGAATGCCATTTATAAGCTGGATGTGGAATACGTTCGTTCTGAGATGCAGGTTAAATTTACCAACATCACCACATCACCGAACGATATCGTTGTAACAACACCGTTTCATCTGGAGATTGGGACATTAACCGGTGAATTCAGCATCTGTATCCCGTTCTCGATGATTGAACCATTGCGCGAGTTATTGGCTAACCCGCCACTGGAAAACTCGCAACAAGAAGATCAACATTGGCGTGAAACACTGGCAAAACAAGTCCAGCACTCAGAGTTAGAACTGGTTGCTAACTTTGTTGATATTCCGGTTCGATTATCAAAGGTGCTCAAACTCAAGCCCGGCGATATTTTGCCGATTGATAAACCTGAACGACTGGTCGCTCATGTTGATGGTGTTCCGGTATTGACTTGTCATTACGGTACCTTGAACGGCCAGTATGCCTTGCGCGTTGAACATTTGATAAACCCTATTTTAAATTCCCTGAATGACGAGGAACCGCTCAATGAGTGA
- the fliL gene encoding flagellar basal body-associated protein FliL: MATSNKKAQSGGNKRSIWLILLIVIALAATAAAGIGWWLLGHKQADTATHEPPPPPAPVFMPLDTFTVNLLSADNNPDRVLYVGITLRLPDEATRARLTNYLPEIRSRLIMLFSRQSSSVLATEQGKQKLVEDIKQVLSPPLVPGQPNQAVSDVLFTAFILR, translated from the coding sequence TTGGCTACGTCTAATAAGAAAGCTCAGTCGGGCGGTAACAAGCGGTCCATCTGGCTGATACTCTTGATTGTTATCGCTCTGGCAGCGACTGCCGCAGCGGGTATCGGCTGGTGGTTATTGGGTCATAAACAAGCGGATACAGCCACTCATGAACCGCCGCCGCCGCCGGCACCGGTATTCATGCCGCTGGATACGTTTACCGTTAACCTATTGTCTGCGGATAATAATCCAGACAGGGTATTATATGTAGGAATCACTTTGCGTTTGCCGGATGAAGCTACCCGTGCACGCTTGACCAATTATCTGCCGGAGATTCGCAGCCGCCTGATTATGCTGTTTTCGCGCCAAAGCTCATCAGTGCTGGCTACAGAACAAGGTAAACAAAAGCTGGTTGAAGATATCAAGCAGGTATTAAGCCCACCGCTGGTTCCTGGGCAACCTAACCAGGCCGTCAGCGATGTCCTGTTCACTGCTTTCATTTTGCGGTAA